The Chloroflexota bacterium sequence ACTGATGCCCGTTTTGTGATTGGAAAATCGGACAATCGTGCGCTCGCGTCAACTTTAATCGCGGTGTAGACGAAATGTTCTGTAACGACAAATTTTTCCAGACCCAAAGTTTCCGCCAACCGGATGGATGCGATATTCGTTTCGCGTACCTGATAGCGGGGCGCATATCCGCACGCGAGTACGTGAGCGAGCGCCGTTTCGACAACGGGACGCGCGAATCCTTGTCTTCGGCGAGAAGGTACAGTGTACACGCCGCCGATCTCCCAAATGTTCTCGAAATTCCGAAATATGAAGCAAGTTGAAATGGGTTCGTCGCGCTCAAAGATTGTGAACGAGCGCGCGCCCTGTTCAAAGAACCGTTCCATTTCTTCGGATGTGTATCCGTTCTCTCGATAACACGCACAAGTGCGTTGATCTAAAACCTGGGATGCGATGACCTGCGGATGAGATCGCAAGCGTCGCGTGTCCGTCGTATACGAGATAAAGGCGGTCATGCGAGTTGAAGGGAATTCGTTAATCACAACTTGGCGCGTCATGTCATCAACGAGTTTGAAAATCAGGTTTTGGTTCCTGGGAATGTGAGTGACAAGACGTTGAACGCAATCCTGATTCGACGCGGCAATCAAGACAACGAATTCAGATTGTGGGTAAGTCTTGGCGTCAAATGGGTTCGCCAGCGTTGGAAGTAGCATCAAGACGCCTTGTTCCGCGTCGTGTTGCGCGTAATGGCAAATCATCTGCTCGGCATACGCGTCAATCATCTTCAAGTGGACGATGTGCTTGAGCGCGTTCGATTTCAAAAACGCGACGACCTCGTGGTGGTACTCCATAGTCCAATCCTTTCTTTCCGCGAATTACGCGAATCTCCGCTAATTTTTTTATTCGCGCAATTCGCGTAATTCGCGGAGAGGAAGAAAATAATCCGCGTTTATCCGCGTCCAATGAAATTCGCAGATACTTTGTATTATGCCATCAGTCGCGCGTAAAACGAAATTCGTTCTCGGCTTGAGAGCGCGCGGTTTCCGTGCTATAATGCCGCCACAATGTCAACCGATACACTCAATCGCGCCAAGGCGTTGATCGCCGCGGTGTTGTGGGGCGCGTCCTTCGTCGCGACCAAGACCGCGCTGCGTGACGTGTCGCCGTGGACGCTCATCGTCGTGCGTTTTGCTTTCGGCGTTGCGATTCTCGCGTTTGCCGTGTGGCGAATGCGACTCGCCAAACGTGTCAGTTTACGGGATTTACTTCTCCTCGCTGTTCTCGGGTTCATTGCCATCACGATTCATCAAGGGTTACAAGCGACCGGTCTCACGTTCACTTCGGCGGGCAGTATGGCGTGGCTCGTCGCGCTGAGTCCGGTTTTTACTGCGCTTCTTGCCGGGATGTTCCTCGCAGAATTATTCAGCGTCACGAAAATTTTCGGCTTGGTCATTGCGTTCGCCGGCGCGATCATCGTCGTCACGAAAGGCGATTTCTCCGGCGACGCGTTGCAT is a genomic window containing:
- a CDS encoding GNAT family N-acetyltransferase, giving the protein MEYHHEVVAFLKSNALKHIVHLKMIDAYAEQMICHYAQHDAEQGVLMLLPTLANPFDAKTYPQSEFVVLIAASNQDCVQRLVTHIPRNQNLIFKLVDDMTRQVVINEFPSTRMTAFISYTTDTRRLRSHPQVIASQVLDQRTCACYRENGYTSEEMERFFEQGARSFTIFERDEPISTCFIFRNFENIWEIGGVYTVPSRRRQGFARPVVETALAHVLACGYAPRYQVRETNIASIRLAETLGLEKFVVTEHFVYTAIKVDASARLSDFPITKRASVN